The Salvelinus fontinalis isolate EN_2023a unplaced genomic scaffold, ASM2944872v1 scaffold_1232, whole genome shotgun sequence genome contains a region encoding:
- the LOC129848851 gene encoding gastrula zinc finger protein XlCGF71.1-like translates to MSGCTSSSELKIHQRTHTGEKPYSCNHCEKSFPTSSHLTVHQRTHTGEKPYSCDQCEKSFTTSSHLTVHQRTHTGEKPYSCNHCEKSFPTSSQLTSHQRTHTGEKPYSCDQCEKSFTTSSRLTAHQRTHTGEKPYSCNHCEKSFPTSSQLTIHQRTHTGEKSYSCDQCDKRYSDKRCLIKHQKMHT, encoded by the exons atgtc aggttgcacatcttcatcagaacttaaaatacaccagcgaacacacacaggagagaaaccttatagttgtAATCATTGTGAGAAGAGTTTTCCTACATCAAGccatctgactgtacaccagagaacacacacaggagagaaaccttatagctgtgatcaatgtgagaagagttttactacatcaagccatctgactgtacaccagagaacacacacaggagagaaaccttatagttgtaatcattgtgagaagagttttcctacatctagccagctgacttcacaccagagaacacacacaggagagaaaccttatagctgtgatcaatgtgagaagagttttactacatcaagccgtctgactgcacaccagagaacacacacaggagagaaaccttatagctgtaatcattgtgagaagagttttcctacatctagccagctgacgatacaccagagaacacacacaggagagaaatcttatagctgtgatcaatgtgacaagagatactctgataaaagatgtctgatcaaacatcagaaaatgcatacatga